The genomic DNA TGCCGTCCAGCGTCCCGAGCTTCTCCATCTCGGCGTCGGTGGCCATCCCCGGCATCAGCGAGCCCTCACCGGCGGAGGGCGCGTCGCCCATGCCCATCCAGGTCATCGGCGGGTCGGACGACACCTTGGGCAGCGCCCACAGGTCGAGCCAGCCGATCATCATGCCGCGCTGGTTGGCCTGGGTCTGCGCGATGTCGTACGCGAGCCGCCGCACCTCCTCGTCGTCGGTGCGGTCGCGCACGATGTACGACATCTCCACGGCCTGCTGGTGGTGGACCGACATGTCCCGCGCGAACCCGGCGTCCGCGGAGTCGGCGGCCGGGACCTTGCCGCCGCCGTCGTCCCCGGCGACCGCGTAGGTGATCCCCCCGGC from Streptomyces sp. CB09001 includes the following:
- a CDS encoding DUF305 domain-containing protein: MTTKRAGWIAGAAAAVLVAAGGITYAVAGDDGGGKVPAADSADAGFARDMSVHHQQAVEMSYIVRDRTDDEEVRRLAYDIAQTQANQRGMMIGWLDLWALPKVSSDPPMTWMGMGDAPSAGEGSLMPGMATDAEMEKLGTLDGKQAEVYYLQLMTEHHKGGVHMAKGCVERCTVGVEKRLARGMVESQESEIRLMADLLAERGAKPRA